DNA from Campylobacter concisus:
GCACTATATTTGGTTTTTAACAGAGCCATGGCAGATTATTTTAAAAATTTAATAAAAAAAGTAGATATTGAAATATCACTGGTAGATAATCTATGGTTAAGCGATATTGTAGATGTAAAAACATATCACTCTTTTTTAAAGAGTGGTGAAAATATGCAACGTGCATTAGCTCAGGTTGGGATCAATGATCTAAATGCAGTAAAAATCAACTATGCAAAAAATGGGCTTACCAAAAATGATTATGCCGTAATCGCCAATAAGCTAACCAATAGTTTCTTTGAAAATCGTATTTTGCAATATAACCAAACAGACGAAGAAACTCTTAAAATGCTAAGAGGCTATTCTCGATCAATCAGGGGAGAAATTGAGAAGTTTTTTAATGTCTATCTCAAAAGCGATAATGTTGCCTATAATATTAGGGGTGCGCATAAGGCTTTTGTAGATGCAGGATTAAGCTATGACGATACTCCGTTTAAGTCTTGTGGGGTCGAATATACGCTTGCTAAATTTTGTGCCAATAACTCAGTTACTCCAGAAGCGGTTCTTGCCCATGAGATAAACAAGGCACTAGATACGGCCATAAAAGAAAATGAGCTAGAAATTTCACACACTTACTATTATAAGCGAATTTATGAATATGCTATGAAGGACGATGATTTTTTAAAAGAGATTTTTCATAAATACGATTTAATTGTGATTGATGAGGCACAAGATGCCGATGCGATGATTTTTAATCTGATCCATAAATATATGAATATTGCTAGAGAGGATGAATGTTTAAAAAACAAATACTTTTTGGCATTTGGCGATCCTAAGCAGTCAATTTACAAATTTAATGGTTCATTTAATATTTTTGAGTGGGCAAACCAAAATAACTCTTGGTTTCAGGATCTGACACTTACAACATCTTTTAGGTATGGTGAAAATATTGCGAAGTTTGGCGAGAAAATTGCAAGACACATTCACCCTAACGATAGACTGATTGGCAATGAAAGAGTTAAAGACACAATAGATAGCAAAGTCTTTGATAATGATACACTGGCAAGAGTAATAATAGAAAATTACAACAAAGAAGAAAGCCATAAAACTGACGCAAAGAGCCGAAAAAACAATACGGCCATCATTTTTAGAACAAATAGTGGTTGTATTGATTGTTTTAATGAACTTAGTAAATCGCTTGAAAAAATAGTTGCGAGCGACTATCCAGATAGTGATTTTTCACCAGATAACGTTGTCCTAGATCCAGCAATAAAAAAGGATCTAAAGGGTGTATATCAAAAAAATATATTCTCTGTGATTGAGAGTGATTATGTAAAAAATCAAATTCGGAAAGCTTATTCTATTTTACAGCCTGATTTTGATGGAGATGTGCTAAATATAAGCATGGCCGTAAAAGATGAAAACGTAAGAAAACTACTTGAAAAAATGCCAGAGTATAACTACCTGGTGAGATATGACGAGGCGTTTTTGGAAAAATATCTTAATATACGCGCCAAGGCCAATGCTAGTGTTATTATTACAAACGTTCATCAGTCCAAGGGAAAAGAGTATAAAAATGTCATTATAGGAGATGATTTTTTTACTAGAAAGAACGAGTATTATTGCACTGACGAAGAGATTAACATTGCTCATACGGCAGTTACACGTGCTAAGAGTTCTATTTTGTTTTATGAACGAGATAGCAACAAGAATTTCTTGCGTTATTTTTATTGTAAGGATGAAAGCCCAAGCTCTGATACAAAGATAGATCAGAATTTTTTTTCATATAAAAAAATCACAGAGCCAGTAGAAGGCGAGGATGATAGAATAAGTATAAATAGTGATATTTATGATGATCAAGACGAGCCTTTTGTAAATAATAGCAATAGAGTGACGTTCTCTTTCCCTAAAATGTAGAAGGCTTAATGGCGGAGATTTAAGATGGCAAGTATTTTAATTAAAGGGTCAGATGGTTCTTTTTGTAAGTATGAATTTGAAAGTAGATCTGAGCTTTCAAGTATTTTTTATCAGTCGCTACTTTCAAAATACCACCTTGCTGGCAGAGTTATAAAATGTGGTTGTAACCCTAAAAAAGAGCTTTGGATGTCAGTTGTAAGC
Protein-coding regions in this window:
- a CDS encoding UvrD-helicase domain-containing protein; amino-acid sequence: MSAISYTDEQFKIIQEVSQHRNICPNMLVSAGAGTGKSFTIKEALINYFTNCHYGIRDWKFDPATQRIDYDSGMSYRHDALYLVFNRAMADYFKNLIKKVDIEISLVDNLWLSDIVDVKTYHSFLKSGENMQRALAQVGINDLNAVKINYAKNGLTKNDYAVIANKLTNSFFENRILQYNQTDEETLKMLRGYSRSIRGEIEKFFNVYLKSDNVAYNIRGAHKAFVDAGLSYDDTPFKSCGVEYTLAKFCANNSVTPEAVLAHEINKALDTAIKENELEISHTYYYKRIYEYAMKDDDFLKEIFHKYDLIVIDEAQDADAMIFNLIHKYMNIAREDECLKNKYFLAFGDPKQSIYKFNGSFNIFEWANQNNSWFQDLTLTTSFRYGENIAKFGEKIARHIHPNDRLIGNERVKDTIDSKVFDNDTLARVIIENYNKEESHKTDAKSRKNNTAIIFRTNSGCIDCFNELSKSLEKIVASDYPDSDFSPDNVVLDPAIKKDLKGVYQKNIFSVIESDYVKNQIRKAYSILQPDFDGDVLNISMAVKDENVRKLLEKMPEYNYLVRYDEAFLEKYLNIRAKANASVIITNVHQSKGKEYKNVIIGDDFFTRKNEYYCTDEEINIAHTAVTRAKSSILFYERDSNKNFLRYFYCKDESPSSDTKIDQNFFSYKKITEPVEGEDDRISINSDIYDDQDEPFVNNSNRVTFSFPKM